GAGTCTCGATAGGTTTGCAGCAGGCACGTACGTACGAACTGTGGACTTTTAAACAGTAAGACCGTGGCATATGCAACAGCAAATCAGCATGTGCGACCAGTTTAATTAGGACTATTACTCTTAAGTTCGGCAGGCAGCAGTAGGGATTCCATTATGTATTGGGCTGTGCTCGTACCACGGTAGACTAGAGTACGTTGGAAGTACCAGCTGCTGCGTCGAGCTTAATTGTCGTTCTGCTTTCTGCGAAGAGATTCCCATCTTAATTAGCCGGAGATTACGTGTGTAGCGTACGAATGTGCAATGCAAGCCCGATTAATTAGCGGGGGTACGTCCGATCGCTCCGCAGCGAGCAGGCGATTAAATGAAGGTTGTGATGGGATCAGGCTTTCTTTGCCTGTTGCTAGCTGATCAGCCTTTTGCTCTTCGAAAATGAATGTGGTGCATGATGATCTCTGAATCCAGTCTCAGATAAGTCTGTTCTTATAAACTGTACAGAGTCCTTGCAGTGACACGGCCGTCCAAATCCAAATGGAATCTCCAGAGTTAAGGGCATTTTCTTCAAATTGTGGGACACAGAGTCAAGGGGTTAATTTAGTTTTCTTTCTGTTTTCATACCTAACTAGAGGCTAATGCACGCTTCGCCCGCGCCGTTCGGATGTTGTTTTTTCTCTCTAGCAGATTGTTGTGGTCGGTTGCTTTATTTCGCTTTTATCCGCGTTGGCTTGAATTTTAATTATGTTGTGATGGTATTTTTTTCGTTTGTATATCGTGATGGATCATTGTTAGAGGCAGTATTTGCTATCAGGTGAGAGTGAAGTTGCTCACAACGTGGTTGTGATGTTCTTACATGTTTCAGCCTCGGTGTCAGTCGATGATTATTGTGTGAGTCCCTCGGGAGCTCATTTTCTAATCACCTTAGAAATTACTATTCCACATTGAAACCATGCAATTCTTACTATAACTTCACATGGGTCGGCCACGGAGCTCTCACTCTCTCAGCTTACAACATGCTCCACTCCCTCGCTTATGAAAAGCTGGCTACCATTTTTAATCTGAAAAAGTTTGTTAAATCAAAAGATGTTCATAGTTTCTTCAAAAAAAATCTTGAACTTTTTAATTTTTGTAAATTTAAAACCATTATTTTTTAAACCATACGTTTCAAAAGTATCCGTAATTTTGAATTTAGTGCATTTTTTTTAAATATACTCAAACTTAAAAATATATTCTTCCGATGCAGGGATTGGTTCTCGGGCATGGACAATATTAAAATCAAAAGAAgtagcaaaaaattcaaaaaataattggCATGCATGATGGTCGAGTGCATGATGTCGGTGACAAATTTGATGGTGTTTGGACATATGAGTAGCCCTTAGTAAAAATACAAAATTTAGGCCAGTGAGAAAGTTTGAAAAAATGCATTATTCAGACCCTATTATGCTTTGTTGCCAAGAGCTCCTCAGATGTCTGAACACCACGAAATTGTTCCCGGACATCATGCATTTGAGTATCTCTCTCTCTCGGATCATCATTTTGCATCATGAGTGAAAAACAACCATAGCAAGCCTTGTCAGTTGAAGATTGTGGCCTGTGTGGGTCCGACGGCTCCTCTCGTAGTCTTGCACATTTGAAGCCTTGTCAGTTGTCACCACTCCCACTCTGACTGACCCCTATAAAATCAGCCACCAACAGTCCAAAACTTTGCTTTCCATCGCCATCTCGCTCTGCACTGCTCGCCCCTTCTGCCTCCCCAAACAACACCGCTCCCCACCTCACCaagcgtgctgctgctgctgcggtggtttggcttcttcttcctcttccccttctCGCTTTGCCTGCTCGGTTGCTTGGTGTGGCTGAGCTGAGCTGAGCTGAGAGCACGGGCTGGGCTTGCTTGCTCGCTTCGTCACCTGGAGTGTCACTGTCTGTCTCTGCCTTTCTTTTTTCCTCTCTGTTTTGTGTCCTTGCTCTCCTTTGGCCTTTTGCTTTCCCAACCTCTTCCCGGCCTCAATAACGATGGAGACCCTGCGGCGGGTTCGTTCCTGAAGGCATCTCCTCCCGTCTCGTCGCCGCCGGAATCCAAATCCACCTGCAGTTTTTTCCTCTCTGATCTTCTCTTGTTCCCGGAGTAATTTCCGTTCAAGATTGTTTGTGGCTCTAGCTTTCCCCTCTGTTGTATTCAGGTGGTGCTGTTGTCGAGCGCTTGAGGGAAGTTCCTTACCCGCCGCTAGCTTCTCAGGGCTGGCTCGGTTGTGTCCACCTAGTCCTCGTTCTTTCTGGGGATTGGTTCAGTTGGGGGTTTCTGTCTTTAGGGCTAGGTAGGAGGTGCTTCCATTGTACTAGTTGCTCTGAATTGGGAGAGGTTGGGATGCTTTTGGCCGACATGATGATGGAGGCCAGGAAGGGGTtgatggagagggagagggaccagTTCCCCGTCGGCATGCGGGTCCtcgccgtcgacgatgaccccgtGTGCCTCAAGGTTCTGGAGGTCCTCCTACGCCGCTGCCAGTATCATGGTCAGAGCCTGCTTGCACTTCATTgtgtgttttttttttttgaagaaacTTCATTCTGCAGCTACTAATTAATTGTAGTTTCACTTATCAGTCATCTGATGTTACTTATGCTATTCCAGAGAGTTTGCTCTGCTATTTTTAGAGAACATTTGCTCTGCTATTTGCATACTGTACTATATAGTGCACTAGTAATTACTCTTGCTTAAATGCTTCTGAAACTGCAAGAGTTGTCACATGCAGAGTATAAAACAATTTGCTATGTTCTGAATTGCATATTACAGACATAAATTTTACAGATGGTTTAACACTCTCGCAATGTGATGCGACATATATgtaactccctccgttcggaattacttgtcacaaaaatggatgtatctacaactaaaatacatctagatacatttatttCTTGGGCGAGTAATTCCGAagggagggagtagttgttatgcATCCTCTGCTTTCAAGTTTCAACAATTGTAAGCTGATATAAGAGCACATGTTGTCTCTTTAACAGTAACAACAACCAACCAAGCTGCTACTGCACTGAGGCTGTTAAGGGAGAACAAGGACATGTTTGATCTGGTGATCAGTGACGTCCACATGCCCGACATGGACGGCTTCAAGCTCCTCGAGCTCGTCGGGCTCGAAATGGACCTCCCCGTCATCAGTAAGTCCACAAGTTCCTCTATAATCATGGTACATGTTGTTGTTGAGTAATGCTAATGAAGTCCCATGTGTTAAATTAAAATATGGATGGGTGCTAATGAAGTACGTACCATTCAACTCAAGCAGTGTTATCGGTGAACGGAGAGACTAAATCTGTGCTCAAGGGGATAACTCATGGTGCCTGTGACTATCTCCTAAAACCCGTTCGCATCGAAGAGCTCCGGAACGTGTGGCAGCACGTTGTGAGGAGAAAATTCTGCAACCGTGAGCCGGACAATCTTGATTTCTGCAAGGACTCATACCACCGGCTCGGCCAGGCGATCTGTGACAGCCACAGGTCGTCTGACCAGAGCAACAGGGCCAGGAGGAAGAGGAAGGAACTGCAcagcgaggaggaagacgaaggcGAGGACAACGACGACGCCGCGGCGTCGAAGAAGCCGAGGGTGGTGTGGTCAGTGGAGCTGCACCGGAAGTTCGTCGCTGCCGTCAACCAGCTCGGAATCGACAGTAAGAAAAAACACCTCACCAGTCACCACGTtgcctttttgctttctgttaaatGTTCTTGCAGGCTACAGCAAACCCATTTATGCTTGTGTCCTTTCTCTCTCGCTGATTGTTTGCAGAGGCTGTACCTAAAAGAATACTCGAGCTTATGAACGTGGAGAAGCTCACCAGGGAAAATGTTGCGAGTCATCTGCAGGTACGGCAGCACGGCATTTACTTCCATCACCACCTTTAGCTTATTGGATTGTTATCTCTTCCATTCATGATTCATGAGCCTGTGATGCACAGAGAGAAAACTTTTGCAGAACTTTTGATAAAATTGTCTGCAAAGTGGCCTTGTTTTCCTGTGTTAAAATTAAGAGGGCTAACAAACAACCGTTAACTGCGGAGCAGAGTAGAGCAGAGCTTAATTTGGTATTATGGATTGGAATCAAAACATAAATAGTATTTTGGTATACATACAACTGTTATTTGTGCTACCCTTTTTAACAAATATGTTAACATGCTCCTGGTGTCCATTCAAAATGAGTTCAGCTGGTCTGGAAACAAAACATATGCAAGAAACATTCTGTTCAGCTAAGAAGGAGATATCTAATGTGAATAGCTGCTTGCTCATATTATTCCTCACTAGTAGATTGGATCTGACATAAATTAGTATGTACTGCTGTACAAGTTTAATGCAGTATTTTGGTAGTACAGCTGTACAAGTTCAATGTAGCATTTTGGTATGTACTGCTGTACAAGTTTAATGTAGTATTTTGGCTACATTGTTTCAGTTTTATATAAACCGGCTAGAAGGAAAAAAATATATAGAAGGAAGACACTTGACACAGCTCAGTGGCTTATCTAGCCCAATGGGCCAGTTGTAAAATTGTTCATTGTCCACCCTCTAGATCTGCCCCTGCCGCCGTGTCCAGCTTACTAAACTATGTTTACCTAAAAAAAACTAAACTATGTAAACCGTGCTGTACACCTTTTTGTTATATTTTAAAAATAAAACTGCAAAAGCTATGCATGACAATGCATTGACATATAGAAAAGTTATTAACAAGCCTACATTAAAAGTTAAGATAATTCGTCAGATGTTAATATATAATGTAGTGCTTTTATGTAGCAGTTCCGCAAGAATTTCGATGCCAAACCAGAGAGTGGTTATCTCTGATTATAGGTCTTATTTTCTAGAACTCTTATGATTATACTATATCTCATGCATGAAACATATGCGATTGTGATCTGCGATTGACTTTATATGTGCCAATGCAGAAGTACAGGCTATACCTCAGACGGCTAAGTGCTGTGGCATCACAACAAGCCAGCATTGCTGCTGCCTTTGGAGGCAGAGACCCCTTTCTGCACATGGGAGCATTTGAAGGACTTCATAGTTATCATCAACCTTTTGCCCCTTCTTCTGGTCTTCCATCTTTCAATCCACATGGACTGCTGAGTGGTGCTGGTGCAGCAGCATTTGGGCTTCAGGACTTTGTTCCTTCCAAGGCAATTCAGTGTGATAGCAGTAATGGTGCAATAAGTCATTGCGCCTGCGATACAATCAAATTTAACATTGTGAGCTCACAAGACAATCAACAGGCAGATCTAACGCAAGGCTTGACCGCATCGTCGTCACTTGGGCAGAGGTGGATCCATCAAGAAACCAATGATCTGTGCTCTGTCTTTTCCAGGGGTGCTCTGGCCAGCACTATGTCTAGCACATTCCAGAGAATTACAAGCAGTTCACTACCACCAGAAGATCTTTTGGAGTGCACTCCACATATCAAAGTTGGAGCCCATCCATCTATAGGAATACAAACTGCAAGTTCAGGGCTGCTTGAAAGGTCTCAGCAGGGTGCTCTTCCAATTGGTGATGGATTTTCTATTGACAAGTTACCGTTGCACGTCTCGTTCGATGGCGCTGTCGCGACAAAACCGGATGCTAGCTTTGCCGCTGAAGAACAAGACATGGACCAAAAGGGGATATTTTCAGAAAGAATGACTGTTGGTGTTTGCCCTTCTGAGAGCCTCATAGCAGCCAACAATGCCAGATGTGGAGCCAGTTCTTCTGGTAGTACACTGCTGCTCCCTCATGATACGGAGCGACATTCGAAATACTTGCAGTTTGGAGTTGCAAGCAACTCTAGACATAGAATGGATGGAATGAGACAAGACCAAAGACTGAACAGTGGAGGTTTTAGCTATGATGGTGGTGCTGCCATTGTGCCTGAACATCAACAGACCGATATGGACGATTTGGGAACTTCGAAGCTGCAGGGTGGGTCAATTCTAGCAGCTGCAACTTTGATGGCCTTCTCAATTCCATAATAAAAGTGGTAAGAACCTCGATTATTCTTTAACTTTTATATCGCCTTTTTCCACTCAAAATTTCACTACTTCTGATAGTCCATCTTTCCTTTCAAATAATTTGCACTAAACTAAGCCCAGTAACCAATAATCCTAGAATCTCAATGGTGATTTTTCTGAACCCATTATCTGATTTCAACACAGGAGAACCCGCATGTCATGACGATACTCCCCCTCTAGCTACCTCTTTCCCAGTCCTGCAGGCCTGGAGCAAGCGATATCCGACCAGCAAAGAGAGCCTAGCCTACAGGGGATGCCTCAGGAGGATAGATGATCGCCTTCGGATCCAACGACCAGACCATATATCTGAACGGAGCCGTCGTGCCTAGGGTTAAGGCCCGCGGAAGAAAGGAGCAGCTCCACGATCACCACCGGCGAAAGAGACGATCGCCACCGGAAGGATGGCGCCACCCACGTCACGGGCGTTCACCACTGTCGACCTCTTTGGCTCCGCCGTCGAGAAGATCTCCGAGGTGTGGGTGCTGGTGAGCGGCGCCCGGGCTGAGCTCCAGGAGGAGACTGTCCTGTACAAGCGTCCGCTTTTTTTTTTCTGAGACAAGTTTTTTTTAggctttttttttgagacaagtaCAAGCGTCCACGTGAGCATGTCTGACTGTCTAAGGCTGGTTTGAGAAGTGTTGTACAGTTGTACATTTGTTTTTTTAGACAAACTTGCAAAGCTTTATTaagtcgtcacaatgtttacagggacggatGGAAGATCTCCGGGATGGCCTAACCAGACATGGCGGCCACCTCCAAGAGAGAGTGCATGCTTTGCAAGATTGTGAGCTTCAAAGttcgagctcctaaattcatgactAAAAGTACAAAATTCAAATGACGCTGAATGATCTAAGATTTCGTGTATGATTGCTCCATAACTAGGAGCATTCTTCTTCTGAATATCTTCTATTACTCCTTTGCAGTCCGAGGCCACATGAATCCACCTTAGGTAAAGATCATCTGAAAGGGCAAGTGCCTCACGCACAGCCAGGGTTTCAAGCACTTGAGGGTCGGCAATGTGTCTAAAAGCTAGCACTGAAGCTCCCAAAAAACTGCCCGTTGCATCACGACTGATAGCTCCTACGGCCCCGTAGCCTCCATGACGAGAAACCGCCGCGTCAACGTTTACTTTGGCGCAGTTCGCCAGTGGTGGCTACCACTACTTCGGCCTGGGTGCCCTTGCGGTAGCCGTCCTTGTCTTCAGCGTATGGACTACTTGTAGCTCAGAAATCAACCTTGTGATAAAGCCGTTCACTGTCACCGGTGACTGGAAAATGGCCTCATGAATCGCCTTGCGCCGCGCACTCCATATTGCCCACACTGTGACAATTGTCCCCACAAAGTCCTCCTTGGTCATTATTTCATGTATGTGAAACAACCAATCCTTGGAGCATTCATTAGAGCATTCCTCCTGGGCCAGGATTTCGACGAGGTGTTCTGGCGCCAATGCCCAGACACTACTGGACATCGGGCAAGTGAAAAGAGCATGCCTCCAAGTGTCCCTTGCCCCACAGAGATTGCAGGTAAACTCTGATGACATATGGCGGTGGTGCAGGAGCTCGCCAGTAGGCATAGACTGTCTCGCGAGTCTCCACATGAACATTCATACTTTAGACGGTACTTGTATATGCCATATGCTACTCCACTGCTTACTCTCATGCTGGACATGTGATGAACCTTCAGATTCGTTCAGCCAAGCTTCCCGATGAATTTTTGTCCTCAATATCATACGGTATGCACTCCTGACACTGAATTTTCCATTGGTTTCTTCATGCCAGCCCCCAAAATCATCAACTCTACGTGTGCATAATGGTATCTTGAGAGTTGTACATTTGTTGTAGTATGTAGGTGTGCTGTGGCGATGCTAGGCTGTTAAAAGTACCGACCAAACCTGGCCAACAGGCCAGGCTGGGCCGGGCCAGCACAACTTCCTGATTTCAAGCCCCTAAAAAAAAACGATATGACACATTAGTTAAA
This portion of the Triticum dicoccoides isolate Atlit2015 ecotype Zavitan chromosome 7A, WEW_v2.0, whole genome shotgun sequence genome encodes:
- the LOC119332378 gene encoding two-component response regulator ORR22-like, producing MLLADMMMEARKGLMERERDQFPVGMRVLAVDDDPVCLKVLEVLLRRCQYHVTTTNQAATALRLLRENKDMFDLVISDVHMPDMDGFKLLELVGLEMDLPVIMLSVNGETKSVLKGITHGACDYLLKPVRIEELRNVWQHVVRRKFCNREPDNLDFCKDSYHRLGQAICDSHRSSDQSNRARRKRKELHSEEEDEGEDNDDAAASKKPRVVWSVELHRKFVAAVNQLGIDKAVPKRILELMNVEKLTRENVASHLQKYRLYLRRLSAVASQQASIAAAFGGRDPFLHMGAFEGLHSYHQPFAPSSGLPSFNPHGLLSGAGAAAFGLQDFVPSKAIQCDSSNGAISHCACDTIKFNIVSSQDNQQADLTQGLTASSSLGQRWIHQETNDLCSVFSRGALASTMSSTFQRITSSSLPPEDLLECTPHIKVGAHPSIGIQTASSGLLERSQQGALPIGDGFSIDKLPLHVSFDGAVATKPDASFAAEEQDMDQKGIFSERMTVGVCPSESLIAANNARCGASSSGSTLLLPHDTERHSKYLQFGVASNSRHRMDGMRQDQRLNSGGFSYDGGAAIVPEHQQTDMDDLGTSKLQGGSILAAATLMAFSIP